The following coding sequences are from one Capsicum annuum cultivar UCD-10X-F1 chromosome 3, UCD10Xv1.1, whole genome shotgun sequence window:
- the LOC107864527 gene encoding PHD finger protein ING1, translating into MSFLEDFQANIEALPNHLRRKYALLRDLDKSLQGVQTQNEQRCEKEIEDMVQRIKGGNVTPDSSLIKFSDEALDEQKHAIRIADEKVALASQAYDLVDAHIQQLDQYLKKFDEELRLERDNAAVAGAPTTTENTVKSGRSGEGKGGRKKTRLATAAAATPSGMDLDLPVDPNEPTYCFCNQVSYGEMVACDNPNCKIEWFHYGCVGLKEQPKGKWFCADCAGTQKKRRGK; encoded by the exons ATGTCATTCCTCGAAGATTTTCAAGCCA ATATTGAAGCCCTTCCAAATCATTTGAGGAGGAAGTATGCTTTGCTGCGTGATTTGGACAAAAGTCTGCAAG GAGTCCAGACACAAAATGAACAACGCTGTGAGAAAGAGATTGAGGATATGGTACAGCGTATCAAGGGTGGTAATGTGACACCAGACTCTTCACTAATCAAATTCTCTGATGAAGCATTGGATGAGCAAAAACATGCTATCAGGATTGCTGATGAGAAAGTTGCGCTAGCTTCTCAGGCGTATGATCTG GTCGATGCTCATATTCAGCAGCTTGATCAGTACTTGAAAAAGTTTGACGAAGAGCTCCGGTTAG AAAGGGATAATGCTGCTGTTGCTGGAGCTCCTACAACCACTGAAAATACTGTCAAATCTGGAAGGTCTGGTGAGGGTAAGGGAGGGCGTAAGAA AACACGTCTTGCTACGGCTGCAGCAGCAACACCAAGTGGAATGGATTTGGATCTGCCTGTTGATCCAAACGAACCAACATACTGTTTCTGCAATCAAGTTAGCTACGGTGAAATGGTTGCTTGCGACAATCCTAAT TGCAAAATAGAGTGGTTCCACTACGGCTGTGTTGGCCTCAAAGAACAGCCCAAGGGGAAATGGTTTTGCGCGGATTGTGCTGGAACGCAAAAGAAGCGCAGAGGCAAATGA
- the LOC107865721 gene encoding serine/threonine-protein kinase STY17 → MEDTISDKVDKRRGICSPVSTSAVTSSTGAPVKSNMSGGWCKGLSDCLILGPKVSRNRKHVQTSQYHHLHQEKVKEREKELEKQKEMKEMYKMRLERTQNYLRYCLQVAQGNGFLDLIINNNNKEKEQEAAAAASSTTTTILHATASPQTPPQQQPHSDITYLIHQAKLNGWYIEPHEIEVEEEVAKGSTANIYRGRWRGHEVAVKCILPEFFLCNDNGVSFFAQEVETLSRQRHRFVLQLMGACLDPPHHGWIVTELLAMTLKDWLHGPGKRSKQRGVPLPLIEERLAKALEISQGMQYLHEHKPMVIHRDLKPSNIFLDDSMHVRIADFGHARFLNDDEKALTGETGTYVYMAPEVIRSEPYDEKSDVYSFGIILNELLTGKYPYIETHYGPSKIALEVVEIGLRPQLVEQNERFEELTQLIQLSWHEDVALRPSFRIITSTLTKILDKITQNSI, encoded by the exons ACTGTTTAATTTTGGGGCCTAAAGTCTCACGCAACAGAAAACATGTTCAAACATCGCAATATCACCACCTTCACCAG GAAAAGGTAAAAGAAAGGGAGAAGGAATTAGAGAAGCAGAAAGAGATGAAGGAGATGTACAAAATGAGACTTGAAAGGACACAAAATTATTTGAGGTATTGTCTTCAGGTGGCACAAGGTAATGGTTTTCTGGACTtgatcatcaacaacaacaacaaagaaaaagaacaagaggCAGCTGCAGCAGCCagtagtactactactactattctCCATGCCACTGCCAGTCCCCAAACACCACCCCAACAGCAACCCCACTCTGATATAACCTACCTAATTCACCAAGCCAAGTTGAATGGTTGGTATATTGAACCTCACGAG ATTGAAGTGGAAGAGGAAGTGGCTAAAGGAAGCACAGCAAATATATACAGAGGAAGATGGAGGGGACACGAAGTTGCTGTGAAATGCATATTGCCTGAGTTCTTTCTCTGCAATGACAATGGTGTCAGCTTCTTTGCCCAAGAGGTTGAGACACTATCGAGGCAACGACACCGCTTCGTGCTGCAGCTGATGGGGGCATGCCTTGATCCTCCACACCATGGATGGATAGTGACAGAGTTATTAGCCATGACACTAAAAGATTGGCTACATGGTCCTGGTAAAAGAAGTAAACAAAGAGGTGTTCCTCTTCCACTTATTGAAGAAAGACTTGCTAAAGCTTTGGAGATTTCACAGGGCATGCAGTATCTTCATGAGCATAAGCCCATGGTGATTCATCGTGATCTCAAACCTAGTAACATTTTCTTGGATGATTCAATGCATGTTAGGATTGCAGATTTTGGACATGCTAGGTTCTTGAACGATGATGAAAAGGCTTTAACTGGAGAAACAG GAACATATGTATACATGGCACCAGAAGTGATTCGTTCAGAACCTTATGATGAAAAATCAGATGTCTATAGTTTTGGCATTATTCTCAACGAGCTACTTACTGGAAAATATCCTTATATTGAAACTCATTATGGTCCTTCTAAA ATTGCTTTGGAAGTTGTAGAAATTGGATTAAGACCACAACTTGTGGAGCAGAATGAGCGATTTGAAGAGCTAACACAACTCATACAACTCTCATGGCATGAAGATGTTGCACTTAGACCTTCTTTTAGAATTATAACATCTACTCTCACAAAGATTCTCgataaaataacacaaaatagcATTTAG
- the LOC107864528 gene encoding chaperonin CPN60, mitochondrial, with amino-acid sequence MYRFAANLASKARVARTSSQQVSGRLNWSRNYAAKDIRFGVEARALMLKGVEELADAVKVTMGPKGRTVVIEQSWGAPKVTKDGVTVAKSVEFKDKIQNVGASLVKQVANATNDVAGDGTTCATILTRAIFAEGCKSVAAGMNAMDLRRGITMAVDSVVTNLKSRAKMISTSEEIAQVGTISANGEREIGELIARAMERVGKEGVITIQDGKTLENQLEVVEGMKLDRGYISPYFITNQKNQKCELEDPLILIHEKKISSVNAVVRALELALKRQKPLLIVAEDVDSEALATLILNKLRAGIKVCAIKAPGFGENRKANLQDLAILTGGQVVTEELGLSIENVEFEMLGTCKKVTISKDDTVILDGAGEKKSIEERCEQIRSAIESSTSDYDKEKLQERLAKISGGVAVLKIGGASETEVGEKKDRVTDALNATKAAVEEGIVAGGGVALLYAARELDNLKTANFDQQIGVQIIQNALKTPVHTIASNAGVEGAVVVGKLLEQDNLDLGYDAAKGEYVDMVKAGIIDPLKVIRTALVDAASVSSLLTTTEAVVVELPKDEKESPAMGGGMGGMGGMDF; translated from the exons ATGTATCGTTTTGCAGCAAATCTTGCTTCCAAAGCCAG AGTTGCAAGAACCAGTTCCCAACAGGTGAGTGGAAGGTTGAATTGGAGTAGAAACTATGCTGCTAAGGATATTAGATTTGGAGTTGAAGCTAGGGCGTTGATGCTTAAAGGTGTTGAAGAGCTTGCTGATGCTGTTAAAGTAACTATGGGTCCAAAG GGGCGTACTGTGGTGATTGAGCAAAGTTGGGGTGCACCCAAAGTAACAAAAGATGGTGTCACTGTCGCAAAAAGTGTTGAATTCAAGGACAAGATACAAAATGTTGGTGCTAGCCTCGTGAAACAGGTTGCCAATGCCACGAACGATGTTGCTGGTGATG GTACCACTTGTGCAACAATTCTCACCCGAGCAATATTTGCTGAAGGATGCAAGTCAGTGGCAGCTGGTATGAATGCCATGGACCTTAGACGGGGTATTACCATGGCTGTAGATTCTGTTGTAACAAACCTGAAAAGCAGAGCAAAGATGATCAGCACATCTGAGGAGATTGCACAG GTTGGGACTATCTCTGCAAATGGAGAAAGAGAAATTGGTGAACTAATTGCCAGAGCTATGGAGAGAGTAGGCAAGGAGGGAGTCATTACTATTCAA GATGGGAAGACACTGGAAAATCAGTTGGAAGTTGTTGAAGGGATGAAGTTGGATAGGGGTTACATATCACCATACTTCATCACAAATCAGAAGAATCAGAAATGT GAACTCGAGGACCCACTAATTCTTATTCATGAGAAAAAGATCTCAAGTGTTAATGCTGTTGTGAGAGCATTAGAGTTGGCTCTGAAG AGACAAAAGCCCCTCTTAATTGTGGCTGAAGATGTGGACAGTGAAGCACTTGCTACTCTTATTTTGAACAAGCTTCGTGCTGGAATCAAG GTTTGCGCCATCAAAGCACCGGGCTTCGGTGAAAACAGGAAGGCCAATTTGCAAGATCTTGCTATTTTAACTGGAGGCCAA GTCGTAACAGAAGAGCTTGGACTGAGCATTGAAAATGTGGAGTTCGAGATGCTGGGAACATGTAAAAAG gtGACCATCTCCAAGGATGATACTGTCATTCTTGATGGTGCTGGTGAGAAGAAGTCCATAGAGGAACGATGTGAACAG ATTAGATCAGCCATTGAATCGAGCACATCTGACTATGACAAGGAGAAGTTGCAGGAAAGACTAGCTAAGATTTCTGGAGGTGTTGCTGTGTTAAAG ATTGGTGGAGCCAGCGAAACTGAGGTCggtgaaaagaaagatagagtaaCTGATGCTTTGAATGCCACAAAGGCAGCAGTGGAGGAAGGAATTGTTGCAG GCGGTGGTGTTGCTCTTCTTTATGCAGCAAGAGAATTGGATAATTTGAAAACAGCCAACTTTGACCAGCAGATTGGGGTGCAAATTATTCAGAATGCTCTGAAG ACGCCAGTACATACAATAGCGTCTAACGCAGGAGTAGAGGGTGCTGTTGTAGTGGGTAAGCTGTTGGAGCAGGATAACcttgatcttggatatgacgcggccaAGGGTGAATATGTAGATATGGTAAAGGCAGGAATCATCGATCCATTGAAAGTAATTAGGACAGCTTTGGTCGATGCTGCCAG CGTCTCTTCTCTCTTGACCACAACTGAAGCAGTTGTCGTTGAACTTCCTAAGGACGAGAAAGAATCTCCAGCAATGGGCGGTGGCATGGGCGGTATGGGTGGCATGGACTTCTGA
- the LOC124896560 gene encoding secreted RxLR effector protein 161-like: MRNPPKVNLAEVDEIIAAVIFQENMVTHIKEGDDSEAVYLGDSKTAKALDKTKSASGYVFTLGGGAISWKSAKQTIIVRSTMESEFVALKLAGTEAEWLRNFLANIPFTKDDLMPLVSIHCDCQAELLL; encoded by the exons atgagaaatCCTCCCAAAGTTAATTTAGCTGAAGTAGATGAAATAATTGCAGCtgttatttttcaagaaaatatggTGACACATATAAAAGAAGGAGATGACAGTGAAGCGGTCTATCTTGGAGACTCAAAAACTGCTAAAGCCTTGG ATAAAACTAAATCTGCTAGTGGTTATGTGTTCACCTTAGGTGGTGGTGCAATATCGTGGAAATCAGCTAAGCAAACGATCATTGTCAGATCAACTATGGAGTCAGAGTTTGTAGCTCTGAAGCTAGCTGGAACAGAGGCTGAgtggctaagaaatttcttagcaaaTATTCCTTTTACAAAGGATGATCTGATGCCTCTTGTATCTATACACTGTGATTGTCAAGCCGAATTGCTATTGTGA